AACCCCCGGGTTCGCCGTCCGGCGCGACTCAGATGCACCGGCCGCCGTCGACTTCGAGGCAACTGCCGGTGATCATCGCGGCGTCATCCGAGGCCAGGAAGACGGCGGCGCGCGCGATGTCGCCCGGCTGGTTGAGCCGGCCCAGGGGAACGGTGGCCACGTAGCGGGCCAGACCCTCCTCGTCCACTTCCTTCTTGTTCATGAAGGTCGGAAGCATCGGCGTGTGCGTGGCCACGGGAGCGATGGCCACCACCCTCACACCGTGGGGAGCCGCCTCCAGGGCGAGCGCTTTGGTGAGCGTCAGGACGGCGCCCTTGGACGCCGCGTAGGTCTGGCTCCCCGGCCGGGGCCGGGTCGCCGCCGTCGACGCCGTCACCAGGAAGACGCCGCGGCCTCGACGCTTCATCACGGGCAGCGCGTACTTGGCGCCCAGCCACACGCCCTTGACGTTCACCCCCATGATCCGGTCGAACGCCTCCTCGTCGACGTCCTCGATGTCGAGCTTCCATTGGGGCACGCCGGCGTTGGCGTAGAAGATGTCGAGGCTCCCGAAGGCGGCCAGGGCGCGCTCGACCATCGCCTGGTTGTCCCGGGCCACCGTGACGTCGGCACGCAGGCTCAGCCCGCGTCCCCCCGCCTTCTCGATGTGCTCGACCGTCGCCTTGGCGCCGGCCTCGTTGAGGTCAGCGACGACGACCCGCGCTCCCTCCGCCGCCATCGCCACCGCCGTCGCCGCACCGATGCCGGAGCCGCCCCCCGTGATGACCGCCACCCGATCCTTCAACCTCATCGTCGTCCTCCCGGAGCCTAGAGCGCGAGCTCGGCCATCGTGCGAACGGCCGTCGCATCGCCGCCGATCATCAGGGTGGTCACGCCGGCCGCCCGCCAGTCGGCGAGCCGCTCCCGGATGCGCTCGCGCGGCCCGCAGAGCGCGACGTCATCCACGAGCGCGTCCGGCACGGCGGCCTCGGCCTCGGCCTTGCGGCCGCTCAGGTACAGATCCTGGATCGTGCGGGCCGCCTCCTCGTAGCCGTAGCGCCGCACCAGCTCGTTGTAGAAGTTCATTCCCCGGGCGCCCATGCCGCCGACGTAGAGAGCGAGGCGGCCCTTGACCTTGGCCCGGCAGGCGTCCACGCGGTCGCCCACGACCACGCCGACCGACGGCATGATGTCGAAGCGCTGGACCGGCTTGACCGCAGGGCCGCCCGCCGCCCGGAAGCCCTCATCGAGCCACTCCCGAAACATCCTCATGTGCCGGGGGGCGAAGAAGGTCGGGATCCAGCCGTCGGCCATCTCCGCGGCCAGGGCCACGTTCTTGGGGCCGATCGCGGCCAGGTAGATGGGGAGGTCGGCCCGACCGTGGAGGATCGAGCGCAGCGGCTTGCCGAGCCCCGTGGCCCCCGGCCCGGTATGGGGAATCTGGTAGAACGCGCCACGGAACTCCAGCGGCTTGTCGCGCCGGAGAATCGCGCGCACGACGTGCACGTACTCGCGGGTTCGCGCCAGCGGCCGGCCGAAGGGCTGACCGTGCCATCCCTCTACCACCTGGGGCCCCGAGACCCCGAGCCCCATGCGAAACCGCCCGTGCGAGAGGGCATCCAGGGTCATCGCCGTCATGGCCGCCATGGCCGGCGTGCGCGCCGAGATCTGCATGATGGCGGTGCCCACGTGGATGCGCTCCGTGCGGGCCGCGATCCAGGCCGCCGGCGTCACCGCGTCGGAGCCGTAGGCCTCGGCGGTCCAGACGGAGTCGTACCCGAGCCGCTCCGCTTCCAGCACCTTGGCCATGTCGAGGTCCAGCGCGGGGCCCGAATAACTCAGGTGCAGCGCCAGCCTCATGGCACGCTCCTCATCGCGGGAACCAGCGGTGACGCGCCAGCGCCACGCGGCCGCCCCGCAGGGCAAGTCCTTCCGCTTGCAGACGCAATCGCTGGGTGAGCATGCCGCTCATGCGAGCCCGCACGCTGATCCCGCCGCGGGCGTTGACGACACGGTGCCAGGGAACGTCGTCCGGGCAGCGTCGCATCGCCTGCCCCACCGCCCGCGCCGCGCCCGGCCGTCCCAGCAGCGCGGCCAGCTGACCATACGTCGCCACCCGGCCCCGCGGGATGCGGCGCACCAGCCGCCACACCGCACGGACGAAGCTCAGGCCGGGCGCGCGCTGGTCGACAGCTCCCACAGTCGCGCGTACACGCCGCCGCGGGCCAGCAGCTCGGCGTGGCGTCCCTCCTCGTGGATGCGCCCGTGGTGCAGGACGAGGATACGATCCGCGCGCTGCGCCGTCGACAACCGGTGGGCGATGGTGATCGTCGTTCGGCCCTCCGCCAGGCCAGCGATGGCGTGCCGGATCAGCGCCTCGGACTCCGGATCCACGCTCGACGTCGCCTCGTCGAGAACGAGAACGGCGGGATTGTACACGAGGGCGCGGGCGATGGCCAGGAGCTGGCGCTGGCCGTGCGAGAGATTGGCGCCCCGCTCGACGAGCTCTTCCTCCAGCCCGCGCGGCAGCACCTCGAGCAGCGGCCCGCAGCGCGCAGCTTCCAGGATCCGGAGCAGATCGGTCCGGCTCACCCGGCCGTCGGCGACGGTCATGAGATTCGCCTCCACCGTGCCCGAAAAGAGCACCGTCTCCTGGAACACGACGCCCACGTGCCGGCGCAGTCGCTCCAGATCCCACTCCCGCACGTCGACGCCGGCCACCAGCACCTGCCCCTGCTGCACGTCGTAGGCCCGGTTCAGCAGGCGCGCGCACGTGCTCTTGCCCTCGCCGGTGGGGCCCACCAGGGCGACGTGCTCTCCCGGCGCCACCTCCAAGGAGCAGTCCCGCAGGACCCAGTCCTGGCCGGTGTACGCGAACCACACGCCCCGCAGGGCGACGGCCGGCGCGGCGGGCCGGGCCGCCGGGGGAATCGCCGGCGGCGTGACGATGGCGGGCTCGCGATCGAGCAGGGCGAACACACGCTCCGAAGACGCCATGGCGGCCTGCATGACGGTGTACTTGGCGCCCAGGTCGCGAATCGGCAGGAAGAAGCGGTTGGTGTACTGGATGAAGGCGACCAGCGTGCCGAACGACAGGGCCTCCGCGGTGATCTGGCCGGCGCCGTACCAGAGCAGCAAGGCCAGCGCCGCCGAGCCCAGGGCTTCTACCGACGCGTAGAGCGAGGCCTCCCACACCGTTGAGGTGAACATGGCCCGACGCAGCTCGGCGTTGAGCCGGCGGAAGGCGGTGAACTCGTGGGCCTCGCGGCCGAAGAGCTGGATGACGGTCATCCCTTGCAGCGACTCCTGCAGGAAGGCGTTGAGCCGGGCCAGGCGGCGCCGCACCGTACGGTAGGCGTCGCGGGCCCGCACGCGGAAGTAGGCGGCCCCCCCGCCCAGCAGCGGCATGAGCGAAAACGTGACCAGGGCCAGACGCCAGTCCATCCAGAGCATCACCGCCACCACGCCGGCCAGCGTGATCACGTCCCCCACCACGGCCACCAGCCCGCTGGTGAAGGCCTCGCTGATCGCCTCCACGTCGTTCAGGACCCGGGTCATGAGCCGCCCCACCGGATTGCGGTCGAAGAAGGCGGCTTCCTGGCGCAGGAGGTGCCGGAACAGGCGGCCGCGCAGATCGTGCATCACGCGCTGTCCGGCCAGGTGCATCAGGTAAGACTCGGCGGCGCGGCCGCCGGCCAGGGCCAGCAACACGCCCAGGAACACCGTGGCCACGCCCGTCAACCCGACCCAATCGCCACGAAGGATGTGCTCGTCGATGGCGACCTTGAGGAGGTAAGGCTGGAGCAGCTCCAGCCCGGCGATGAAGGGAAACAGCAGCCCCGTCGCCGCCAGCAGCCGCGCGTGCGGACGGGTGACCTGGGCCAGACGAGCGACGAGCCGGCGGTCGAAGACGCGGCCGACGACGTCCTCGAGCTCCGGCTCAGGCACGCGCGATCTCCTCCTCCAGCTGCTGGATACGCCAGAGCTGCGCGTAGGCGCCGCCTGCCGCGACCAGCTCCTCGTGCGTCCCGGACTCGGCGATGCGTCCCTCGACGAGCACCACGATGCGGTCGGCCGCGCGCGCTGCGCGCAATCGATGCGTCATGAGCAGCACGGTCCGGCCGGCGGCCGCCCGCCGCAGACCCCAGCTGATCTCGTCTTCCTTGGCCGCATCGACGCTGGCGAAGACGTCGTCGAGGACCAGGATGCGCGGCTCTCCGACCAGCGCTCGGGCCAGGGCCAGGCGCTGGCGCTGGCCGCCCGAGACGGTGAGGCCGCGCTCACCCACGACCGTGTCCCACCCGGCCGGGAACGCCTGGACCTCGTCCGCGACCCCGGCGACCACCGCCGCGGCACCAGCCGCCTCCCGCGTCACCCCATCCCGCCCCAGCGTGACGTTGTCGAGGATGGAGCGGGAGAAGAGGAACGCTTCCTGAGGCACGTAGCCCAGCAGCGCGCGAAGGCTTCCCCGGCTGATGGTGGTAACGTCGCGATCTGCGATGAAGACCGTGCCGGCCGGCGGCTCCCACAGCCGCGCCAGCAGCGTGCCCATCGTCGACTTGCCGCTGCCGGTGGGCCCCACCAGGGCCACCACCTCCCCCGGGGCCACGGCGAAGCTGACATCGCGCAGCGCCGGTCCGCGGCCCTCGTAGGCGAACGTCAGCCCGACGAAGCGGATCGCCAGCGGAGCGGGCGGAGGCGGCCCGGCCGGCTCCGGTGGCGGCGCCGCCGTGATGATCTCCTGGATCCGCGCCAGCGAGGTGAGCCCCCGCCGGGCCAGGGACAGCGTGAAGCCCAGGGCCAGCGTCGGCCAGGCCAGGTAGGCCAGGTAGCCATTGAACGCCACCAGCGCTCCCAGGGTCAGTCGGCCCTCCATCACGGCGCGGCCTCCGAGCCACAGCGCGATGAGGGCACCGAGTCCCGCGACGAGGCCGCTGAGGGGCACGAACCCCGACAGCGTGCGGGCCAGGGCCGCCGTGCGGTGGAGATGCTCGCGGTTAGCCCGATCGAACTCCGCAGTGGCGTGGGGCTCCATCGTGTAGCCGCGGACGACGCCGATGCCGACCAGCGTCTCCTGCACACGGGCCGACAGCACGCCCAGCTGTTCCTGAGCGGCTTGGGTCCGCTCGTGGATGGCGACGTTGGCGCCCCGGGCCAGCAACGCCAGCAGCGGGTACGGCGCCAGCGCCCACAGGGTCAGCCAGGGATCGACGGCGATCATGGCGGCCAGCGCCCCGACGAAGGCGAGCAGCGTGCTGATCAGGCTCACCCCGCCGAAACCGACCAGCGATCGGACCGCCGAAATGTCGCTCGAGGCCCGGGCCATCAGATCGCCGATGGCGTGCCGGGCGTAGAAGTCGGGAGGAAACCGCAGCAGGCTCTGATAGAGCTCGTCGCGGATGTCGCTCTCGACGCGCTGGGCGCTGCCGATGATGAGGAAGCGCGAGGCCAGGCGGGTCACGCCGTTGCCCAGCGCGATGAACAGGATGAGACCGGCGAAGCTGGCGATGGGGGCCACGGCCGGATCGCGCTCCAGCGCTTCCACGGCGCGCTGCACCGTGCGGGGGATCAGCAGGCTCAGCAGCGTGGCCGTCGACAGGCAGATCACGCCGGCGCCGTAGCGGACACCGTAGCGGGCCACGTAGCGCGCCAGCGGGCGCGCCAGCGATGCCGACCTCGGACTCAGCCCGTCCCTCGACCGCGGGCGCCCTCCGCGCGCGGCTTGAGCGCCGCGTACACGGCGAACAGCGAGGGCGTCGGCACCCCGAGCCGCTGGCCGAGTCTGACCGCATACCCGTGCAGGGCCTCCAGCTCGAGCCGGCGGCTCGCGGCGAGGTCGTCGGCCAGCGAGGATCGGGTGTCGGGACCGAGCGCGGAGGCCGCCGCCAGGATACGCTCGACCACGTCCGGCCCGAGCCGCACGCCGGCCCCGGCGGCCAGGGCGGCCAGCTCCTCGAGGAGGAGTCGGTAGAGGCGCCAGGTCTCCGGCACGGCGCGCACGACGCCCGAAGGACAGCCCGTGACCGCCGTGATCCCGGCCTGGGCGCAGATGAGGAGGTACTTCTCCCAGACCACGCGGCGAATGTCCGTGGACACCTCCGCGGGCACGCCGGCGAGGGCGAATGCCGCGCGCAGCCGCTCGAGGCGTGGGCTGATGCGACCGTCGAGCTCGCCGAACGCGACCCGGCCGGCGAAGCGGTGGGCGATCACGCCGGGCGCCACCCGCTCGGCGAACACGTAGGCGGCGCCGCCCAGCGTGCGGGCGATGCCCACGCGGGCTTGCACCAGCTCGAGGTTCACGACGCCGTTCTGCAACGACAGGACCGCGGTGTCCGCTCCCAGCGCCGGCTCCGCCGCGGCCAGCGCCGCTTCGGTGTCGAAGGACTTCACGGAGAGCACGATGACGTCGGCGGGGGCCCGGCCGGCAAGCCGCTCGACCGCCTCGACCTTGACCGTGTAGTCGCCCTCGACGGTGGAGGACACCCGCAGCCCGTCGCGCTGGATGGCGGCCAGGTGGGCGCCACGAGCCACGAGGGTCACCGGCGCGCCGGCCTGGGCCAATCGCGCGCCGAAGTAGCCTCCGACGCCGCCGGCGCCGACGATGACGATCCGCAACCCGTTCACGCTCGTCCCATGCTCCCGGAGCGTCCGTTGGTTGTCAAGGATCCGTGTGGTAGGCTGGCGCCGTCGACATGACGTCGCTCGAGTCACGCGTGGCGATCGACGCCGCGCGCAGCGCCGGCCACCTCCTGAAGTCCGAGCTGCCGAGCCGGCGGCAGATCACCTACAAGGGCTCGCCGACCAACCTCGTCACGGAGATGGACGCGCGGGCCGAGCGCCTGATCCTCGGGCGGCTGGCCGCCGCCTTCCCCGACGATGCGGTGCTCTCCGAGGAGGCCGGCGCGCGTCCAGGCCGCTCGGGCCGGCGCTGGATCGTCGACCCGCTGGACGGCACGACCAACTACGCTCACGGGATTCCGATCTTCGCCGTGTCGATCGCCCTCGAGGAGGCCGGGCACGTGATCGTGGGCGTCGTCTACGACCCGAACCAAGACGAGCTCTTCGTGGCCGAACGCGGCGCCGGGGCCTTCGTGAACGACGAGCGGCTCGCCGTGTCGTCGACGGCGGTGCTGGACGAAAGCCTGCTGGCCACGGGGTTCCCCTACAACATCCGGGAGACGCCGGACAACAACCTCGCCGAGTA
This portion of the Candidatus Methylomirabilota bacterium genome encodes:
- a CDS encoding MGMT family protein; its protein translation is MGAVDQRAPGLSFVRAVWRLVRRIPRGRVATYGQLAALLGRPGAARAVGQAMRRCPDDVPWHRVVNARGGISVRARMSGMLTQRLRLQAEGLALRGGRVALARHRWFPR
- a CDS encoding glucose 1-dehydrogenase, which encodes MRLKDRVAVITGGGSGIGAATAVAMAAEGARVVVADLNEAGAKATVEHIEKAGGRGLSLRADVTVARDNQAMVERALAAFGSLDIFYANAGVPQWKLDIEDVDEEAFDRIMGVNVKGVWLGAKYALPVMKRRGRGVFLVTASTAATRPRPGSQTYAASKGAVLTLTKALALEAAPHGVRVVAIAPVATHTPMLPTFMNKKEVDEEGLARYVATVPLGRLNQPGDIARAAVFLASDDAAMITGSCLEVDGGRCI
- a CDS encoding 2-dehydropantoate 2-reductase; the protein is MNGLRIVIVGAGGVGGYFGARLAQAGAPVTLVARGAHLAAIQRDGLRVSSTVEGDYTVKVEAVERLAGRAPADVIVLSVKSFDTEAALAAAEPALGADTAVLSLQNGVVNLELVQARVGIARTLGGAAYVFAERVAPGVIAHRFAGRVAFGELDGRISPRLERLRAAFALAGVPAEVSTDIRRVVWEKYLLICAQAGITAVTGCPSGVVRAVPETWRLYRLLLEELAALAAGAGVRLGPDVVERILAAASALGPDTRSSLADDLAASRRLELEALHGYAVRLGQRLGVPTPSLFAVYAALKPRAEGARGRGTG
- a CDS encoding inositol monophosphatase family protein; protein product: MTSLESRVAIDAARSAGHLLKSELPSRRQITYKGSPTNLVTEMDARAERLILGRLAAAFPDDAVLSEEAGARPGRSGRRWIVDPLDGTTNYAHGIPIFAVSIALEEAGHVIVGVVYDPNQDELFVAERGAGAFVNDERLAVSSTAVLDESLLATGFPYNIRETPDNNLAEYAAFSVCAQAVRRLGSAVLYLAWLAAGRFDGYWELRLGPWDVAAGSLLVEEAGGQVTDLRGGPLDLDAPAVVASNGRIHGAMLDVLKTARHVGP
- a CDS encoding ABC transporter ATP-binding protein, with the protein product MPEPELEDVVGRVFDRRLVARLAQVTRPHARLLAATGLLFPFIAGLELLQPYLLKVAIDEHILRGDWVGLTGVATVFLGVLLALAGGRAAESYLMHLAGQRVMHDLRGRLFRHLLRQEAAFFDRNPVGRLMTRVLNDVEAISEAFTSGLVAVVGDVITLAGVVAVMLWMDWRLALVTFSLMPLLGGGAAYFRVRARDAYRTVRRRLARLNAFLQESLQGMTVIQLFGREAHEFTAFRRLNAELRRAMFTSTVWEASLYASVEALGSAALALLLWYGAGQITAEALSFGTLVAFIQYTNRFFLPIRDLGAKYTVMQAAMASSERVFALLDREPAIVTPPAIPPAARPAAPAVALRGVWFAYTGQDWVLRDCSLEVAPGEHVALVGPTGEGKSTCARLLNRAYDVQQGQVLVAGVDVREWDLERLRRHVGVVFQETVLFSGTVEANLMTVADGRVSRTDLLRILEAARCGPLLEVLPRGLEEELVERGANLSHGQRQLLAIARALVYNPAVLVLDEATSSVDPESEALIRHAIAGLAEGRTTITIAHRLSTAQRADRILVLHHGRIHEEGRHAELLARGGVYARLWELSTSARPA
- a CDS encoding LLM class F420-dependent oxidoreductase — protein: MRLALHLSYSGPALDLDMAKVLEAERLGYDSVWTAEAYGSDAVTPAAWIAARTERIHVGTAIMQISARTPAMAAMTAMTLDALSHGRFRMGLGVSGPQVVEGWHGQPFGRPLARTREYVHVVRAILRRDKPLEFRGAFYQIPHTGPGATGLGKPLRSILHGRADLPIYLAAIGPKNVALAAEMADGWIPTFFAPRHMRMFREWLDEGFRAAGGPAVKPVQRFDIMPSVGVVVGDRVDACRAKVKGRLALYVGGMGARGMNFYNELVRRYGYEEAARTIQDLYLSGRKAEAEAAVPDALVDDVALCGPRERIRERLADWRAAGVTTLMIGGDATAVRTMAELAL
- a CDS encoding ABC transporter ATP-binding protein → MARYGVRYGAGVICLSTATLLSLLIPRTVQRAVEALERDPAVAPIASFAGLILFIALGNGVTRLASRFLIIGSAQRVESDIRDELYQSLLRFPPDFYARHAIGDLMARASSDISAVRSLVGFGGVSLISTLLAFVGALAAMIAVDPWLTLWALAPYPLLALLARGANVAIHERTQAAQEQLGVLSARVQETLVGIGVVRGYTMEPHATAEFDRANREHLHRTAALARTLSGFVPLSGLVAGLGALIALWLGGRAVMEGRLTLGALVAFNGYLAYLAWPTLALGFTLSLARRGLTSLARIQEIITAAPPPEPAGPPPPAPLAIRFVGLTFAYEGRGPALRDVSFAVAPGEVVALVGPTGSGKSTMGTLLARLWEPPAGTVFIADRDVTTISRGSLRALLGYVPQEAFLFSRSILDNVTLGRDGVTREAAGAAAVVAGVADEVQAFPAGWDTVVGERGLTVSGGQRQRLALARALVGEPRILVLDDVFASVDAAKEDEISWGLRRAAAGRTVLLMTHRLRAARAADRIVVLVEGRIAESGTHEELVAAGGAYAQLWRIQQLEEEIARA